In bacterium, the DNA window ATAAGTCCTTGTATAAATAATCGCTAATTAATTCTTTAACAAGCAAAGCTTTTTCCGCTCGACTCTTAGCGCTCACAACTTGCGGGTACATGCCAAAAATCAAATAACTTTCCAACTCTTTTTTGACTTCTAATACACTCGTGGCAGAAACAACTTCTTTCACCGAAAGAGGATATAAGAAAAATTTACGGTTTCGCCCTGTAAGTGGCTCGCTTAATTTGTTGACCAATTCAAAAGAGCTAGATCCTGTGGCAATTAATTTTACTTTTGGATTATTGTCGGCAATTAATTTTAAAACACTTCCAATATCTTTGATTCTTTGGGCTTCATCTATAACCACAATATCATGACCAGAAATTATCGAAGATAGTTCCTTGCCGGACCGACCTTCAATATTTTGAGCGTCTTTTGGGTCATCGCCCTGCAAATAAAGAGGACTTTTGAATTCTCCCATAATACTTTTTGCTAAAGTAGTCTTACCAACTTGTCTGGCGCCATACAAAACAATTATCGGTTTTTTGCCGAGATTTTCTATTAACTTTTTGCCTATTGTTCTTATGTAATTCATATACTATTGTATACCATATATATACTCAAAACGCAATACATAGTTATCATTTTGAATAAACCTTTTCACTACTTTCTATCATCGATTTTGCCGATAAATGCAAACTTTTCCGGCGGAATACCATCACATTGACCGGCCAATATTTTTCTCACACCGGTAATCGTGTCTTCACGGTTTACATAGGTCACTTTCGAATCGCCGGCCGAAGTATTTTGAAAAATATCTTGGGTCATAAAGTTGCGTAAAATTTCGGCGCGCTTATACAAAATCTGATTTTCCAACGACAATTCTTGTTCACCAACCAGTGAAACGATTCTTTGCAGAGAAGTGGACTTTTCCAACAATTTTTTGGCGGTGATAAAAGCCGTATAATGGTCTTTCCCGACAGTTTTTTCAGAAAGGGCGATGGAAGATGACGCCAAGATATCCACCGCCGGAAAAATACCGTTTTGAAATATCTCACGCGATAAAACAATAATTGTATCGAGGTACGGCAAGATGCTCCGCACGCCGTAATTGGTAATTTCGTCAGAGGGCACAAAAAGCGCCATAAACGAGGTGATACTGCCGTTATGATTGGATGTAAGCCGTTGGTTGAGCGATGCCATTTCCGATGAAAGCGTTGGTTGATAACCGTCTTCCGATGGGATAGTTTTCATCAGGGTGGAAAGTTCATTACCGGCCTGTGCAAAACGATAGATATTATCCATGAAGAAGAAAACATCGCGTTTTTCGCCGTCTCTAAAATGTTCCGCGATCGCCGCGCTGGCATACGCCGTGTGCCACCGAACGGCCGGATTTTCTCCCATCTGCCCGATAATCAAACTTGTCCTCGAAAGTACGCCGGCTTCTTCAAGATGCTGATAAATATCCAGTGCCTCGCGAGAACGTTCGCCAACTGCGCTAAATACGGCCACTTTTCGTTTATCTATATCCTGCTTAATAACCAAGCGATTAATTAATTCGGTGAGAATCACGGTTTTCCCTAATCCCGCACCACCAATAATCGCTGTTTTTCCGCCTTTCAAAACGGGTGTGAAAAAGTCGATTACTTTCATGCCGGTTTCGATTACCTCACCTGTCGTAACAATATCGTTAATCGAAAAATTAGTGGGGGAAATTACCGGGCGTGTTTGCGCCCGAGAAATCGGTTTGTCGGCAAAATCCAAAGGTTGACCAAACAAGGTAAAAGCGCGACCCAAAACTGCTTCCCCGACGGGAATGGAAAACGGTTGCTGTGTATCAATTACTTTCATCCCACGCGTTAAAGTGCCGATCGGTTTTAACATCGAACAAAAAACGGAAGTTTCACTTGCTGAAGAAAGCACGGTTAACTCTAGTGTGGAATCGTCGACACCACGAAGAATATGCGAAATTCGAGGAGCCCGTTCGGCCCATTCCACTTCAATGATTGAACCCTTGATTCCGATGATTGTACCACCAGTTTCGGACATATTTTTATTATAGCATGAATATTTATATTTTTTATTTATTTTGAAAAATCTAGAAAAAATAACTCTTTTAAATCCCAAACTCCAAACCCCAATGTCCAACAAAATCCTAATTATTTAAACCCCAAATTACCCTTTACATTTTCTTATTATTGTTGCCAGGATTAGGTTCAGTTCTTGCGCCTCTTTCCATAATTCCCGCCCTTCTTCTTTAGAAGCTGGATTACTATAGACAATTAACTCTAACCAATACTTTGTTTCTTTTGTTTCTTTCTTTGCGATACATGCTTTGTTGATAAAATCTTTCTTAGAACTCGCTTCATCCGCCTCACAGTAGTTTGCGCCAATACTCGTAGCGGATCTTACTAACTGGTTTATTAACGGTTTTGTTATCGAATTTTCCGGTATCTTTTTTACGAAATCTATAACTTTTTTGCTAAATTTTGTTGTTCTCTCCGCCAAATCGTATTTTTTGGGTTTTAGAGAATTAGGGTTTTGTTGGTCATTGGTCATTGGGGTTTGGAATTTAGTGTTCCCACAACTCTCTTCCCGCCATCGTCTGCCTTTGTTTTTTGGACATTTCTGCATGACGCTCCACGCTTTCCAGTCTCGTCAACAATGCTGTTTGCTTTTCGATGCGCTGACTCGTCTCCTCCATTGCCTTTACCCTGGAGCCCCAAGTAGCCAATTGTCCTTCGTGCACCGATTGGGAAATTAAAGATGCCAAAATTTCCGTGTCAAAAAACCGGCTCACCTCTTCTAGCGTCGGTTCAAAAATAAAAGGTACGACGCCTTTGTTTTTTTCCGTGTCTTGATGCTCCGCCGTCACACCCAACCGTTCTTGAATGGCTTCCTGACGCAACAAACTGGCCATTTTGCCATAAAATACGTGAACATCGGTATATTTATCTACATGGGAAAATATTTTTGTTAAAAGCGAATTATCCAGTATCCGATCGGGAAAACCAAAGTACGTAAATTTTTTCTGCGGATTGGCTGTCACAAAAAGTTGGGCCCCAATTTTGCCTACGATTAAAACATCGCAATCGTTTTGTTTAGTATGGATATAAAAATTACGATAAATTTCGTTAATCAGCGACCCCGATAATCGATTGTCGGCGGATATCAATACCGCTAACGGTTTCTTGTTTTTCGCGACTGTCTTTTTAATGTTTTTTTTCAAAAAGAACGCGCGTCGGTAAGATAAACGCACATCCGCCATTACTTTTTTCATTTCCGCCACAAATAGGCGCGTATTAAGCACCGAGGAGCGCGTTCGTTGAATACGCATCACAGCGATTTCCTCGTACGCGGTAACCAAATTACTTAAATTCGCGACAAAATCTATTTCTTCCAATAGTGAACGATTAGGCATCGCGTAACCCCAAATTAAGCCTTACCGCTTAACGCGAAAAGGACGTCCTTTTGTCCGGCCAAAGCTTTCTCGAATTCTTTGAAATCCGTAATCATCGCGATTTTTCTGAACGTTTGCCGATAATTTTCTTTTTCATAATAAAGCGCGGAATAGCGATCACGGAAGGCACCGACGATATTTTCAGGCAGAACGTCTTTCATCCAACCGGCCAGAAGCATTCCCGAAATGACAATTTGAACGGAATAAGGCACACGAGTATTGGTGGATTGCGAAAACAACGCGAAAAATTGCTCCCCTTGACGCATTGTTTCTTGCGCCATTTCTCCCAGTTCAGCGCCAAAATTTGTGTAACGAGAAGTAATCGCGTATTGCGTGAGAATGGCAATAATCCTACGACGCACATCTCGTTGCGTTTCCGTCTGCACTTTTCCACCAACACGCGAAACAGATAGAGAATAGTCGATGGCCGGTCGTCGCCCGGAATTAAAAATCCGCGAATCAAAAAGTATATGACCATCCGTCATACTGATTAAATTACTGATAATCGTGCTGGTAACGCGATTGTCCACCGTTTCCGCCGCCGCCAAACAAGTAATCGAAGCTGTTTTCCCGTCCTTTGTTTTAAAATTACCGGCACGTTCCAAAAGTCGCGCGTGCGTGTAGAACATATCGCCAGGATAAGACTCGTTGCCGGGAAAACGCTTGGCCAACAATGAAAATTCACGATAAAAATGCGCGTGCGTAGAAAGATCGTCCAAAATAACCAAAACATCCCGCCCCTGATCGCGAAAATATTCGGCAATGGTCATGGCCGTAAAAGGCGCGAGATAAATAAGTCCCGGCGCCTCGTGCGACGCACTGACGACAAATACCAGATTTTCTTTTTTTACTTGCGTCGCAAAAAAATCGGTCATCTGTCGCAAATCAGCCCACCGTTTGCCAACCGCCGCGAAAACAACAATGGTATTTTGTTCCGTCTGCGCTTTGACAAGTTGCAATAAAAGCGATGTCTTGCCGGTTTTACGGTCACCAATCACCACCGAGCGCTGACCGAACGTTAGCGGTAAAAGCAAATCGACAATCGCGATATTGGAAATTAATTGCTTGGTTATTTTGCTTCTCTCGATAATTGTAGGCGGTAATTGTTCTATTTCTCGCGTCTCTTCGTGCTTTATCGTGTGAGCGGAATCCAGCAACTCACCCAACGCGTTAACACTTGACCCCAACAAAGCCGAGCCAACCGCGACAGAAATTTTTTCGCCGGTTCGCGCCACTTTACAACGAATCGGCACCGGCTCTTGGTCTAAAAGAAGAATTTCCACCTTATTGCGTTCTAATCCCATCACAAACCCGGTTTGTTCTGTATCAAAAATAACCTTTTCATTAATTTGCGCGTGTGGCAACCCTTCCACAATCACTAGGGGGTGATGCACCTCTACGGCAACGCCGTATTCCGAATTTTTTTCGATGTATTTTTGAAAATTTTGTAACATATTAATTACCAAGCCCTAAGCGGCAATAATAATAAACGCTATAATCGCCCCCGCGCCAATAATCAAAATAGTCATACCCACGTTAAAAATTACAGCCATCAAAATATATCGACGCGCAAGTGGGTTTCTGCCTATGGCCGTAATACCATTATTAGCCATTTTTCCAAAAGTGATGAAACCCAAAACCAAAGAAAATATCAAACAAATCGCCGCCACGAAATACCGAAAGAATTTACTCGGTTCGCGCAAGGAGGCCAGCGACATTGCGTTCGCCACCGAAACAAGCGTCGCGTTAACTTGCCCGCCAAACGAAAGCAATCTTTTATCGATTGTCTGTGGACGAATGTTCGCGCGAATTAGACCGACATCATCGGGATTCTTGGGAAAATAATTTTCCAACGCCATCGCGATTACGGCACCGCTGTCAATTTTCATCCCAACTCCCTTAATCGTCGAGCCGGTAATATAATCACCCTTAGCGATAGCACCCCCCTGACCATTTACCATCACCATTCCTTCACCACTACTGATTACAGGGACGGCGTTGGTTGCGCCACTTAGATTAAACGCGGCGGCCGGATTTTCGGCCACAACGCCAAACAACCCTATCGCATTTTCCTTTGTCGAAAAATAGTATTTTTCGTTAATAAAAGAGACGATCATTCCATTTTTATCTCCTTGTTCTTCGAGGGGCACATAGTTAGCAATACTATTGCCACCATACTGCGCGAAAAGTACGGCCGGGACAAAACATATCGCTCCAATAATAATAATTTTTATTAAATTGAACAGCGTCCGCGCATGATTCATTGGATTATTATAGCACAAACCGGATCGATCTTTGTTCTTATACCGACCCTACAAGAATACGAACATTATTGTTCTGACAGTGCAAAACAGCCTTTTTGATTGGAATCTCTATTTTCACCTTGTCGTGTTCCGTCCTGCTTATTTCTAAAGTATCGTCTATCAGCGCGATAAACCCTGCGTGCCCGGGCACAATAGAAAAAGGCCCCAATTTATTACTGGACGCGACAGACCAGGCCTGATCGTCAAACATCACCTGTGTTGCCGATAAAACCTTTACGGTAAGAAAGTTTTGCAAATTTTGCTCCGACTTGTTTTTTCGCGCCATTTTATTATTACGAAGTCTCAACCTCAACCGCAATCTTTTTTTTCAACGAATAATCATAGATTTTTCCACCCAGTGCAATCAGTGCCCCACCCCCCACCGAATCATCCACTTTTATCTCTAAAATTACCTTCAAAATATTTTGAGATTTAAACCAATTCACCACTCGTTCATGTGCCGCCTTAGACATTTGCCTGGCAACTGTTATCTCACAACGCTCATAGCCCTCCAGATATTTAATCACCAAATCAATTTCTTTTTGGAAATCATCATGCTGGTTAACAAAAAAATCATACCAATTTTCGAACTCGTTTTGCGGAATATGCTTCATCAAGAGATCGTTGGCTTGCGCGGACGAAAATTCGAGTTTTCCCTTTTTTGTCTGATGAAAAATTTCATCTTTTATATCATTTAGACGCGTCCGCCAATCGCGTGCTTCGGCATAAGTCATTACTCCGGGAAAAATACTTTTTTTCATCTTGTTTGAGTTGTATTACTGGGCATCCCAGTACCTATTTTGCCACATTCCAAACACCAACATTCTTTGCCTCCTGCAGAGCACTCATTAATAAATCTTCATGATCTTTCAGATCGATTGAGCGTCCGGCCGCTTTAGCCACAATTTCCGGTAATCTTCCGGAGATATTTTTGGCCAACATCGTAAAATATTCTTTTTCCAATTTTTCAGTGCTTTTCTTTATTTCTTCCTTGACGTTTTCTTGTTCTTTTACCGTCTCTCTTTGAATGACTATCAATTGCTTGCTAAGTGTATCGGCAAGCTGATCCAAATTCGCCTTCACCCGATCCTCGACACGCGTCGCGCTCTTTTCCGCCAAATCAACGTAATATTTCTCCGCCTTTTCCATAAAACTATCGCTCTTCTTAGAAATTTCTAACATTTTATTCTTCAAAACGACATTAAACTCTTCCTCGACACGTCCCCGAAAAAGTTCCGCTTCTTTGATTATCGATGCGGATTTATCCACCGCGTCTCCAATTAGACGCTTAGCGTGTCTTTGTGCAACCTCCAACTCAATCGCGTCCTTATCTTCTTGGGAATATTTATTGAACATCGTTGTTTTGTTAATCTTATGATCATAATAATAGCATAAATTTATTCACTTGCCTCTTTTTGCACATTTTAAACTATAAATCCCAATGACCAAATCCCAAATCCCAACAAATTCCCAATTATCAAAATCCTAAAATCGCGTTTTGGTCATTGTAATTTTTTTGAGTTTTGTTGGACATTGGGGTTTGGGTTTTGGGATTTTAGGGGACCTCTATCTCAATCCGAATGTTTTTCTTGAATCCCGGGACCCGCTTCACCCAAAACGGGCTTAGTTTTACCGACACATCTTTTACCCCCGCGATACCGCGCAAATAGGTTTGCGCGCCGTCTAATGTCCGCGCCACTAAATCTTTTTTAATAATGCCTAAATCAAAATTGTTTTGTACGGAATTTTGGACGGAATAGTTAAAACTAACGGTATTTTCCTTCCAATCGATTTTGTTGATTGTCAGATCTAAAACATCCAGTTTTTTGCTTAATACCTTACCTTCAGTCACACGTTTACCCACAGTTCTATTAACCAATTCCGTCACGTCATTCTGTTTAAACACAAAATACTTTGATTTAGCTTTGCCCTTAAGATGGAATTCGGCAATTTGCGCGCCAATAGATTCAACCGCCGAGAGATCGGATAAATCAAATTGTAAAAACCGATCATCGCGCACCACATCGGACGCAAGCGAATCTTCCAATGTCTTTTTAAGCTTATCTTGTTTTTCCGCCAAAAATTGTTTCTTGGCATTTTCGAAATCATTTTTACTCAACGCGGGAACGGTTTTGTCTGTTCCGCCCATCAGCGGTGCAACCACTTCGGCATACAAAATAGCTTGATCCGTATCCGGCAACGCGACAAAATACAATTTACCGCTCTGTAAATTACCGACTATGCCACCTTGGTCAGCTGTGATTTTTACCGAAACTGAACTATGTGACGCGACTACTGCCGACTCATCCATTGTAAACACTATGTTCTCTGCACCCTTAAGTCGACTCTTTCCTTTAATTTTTTGTTCTGTAACAGTTCTATTGACAATCGTAACTTGTCCGTGCGCTTTTTCTCCTTGTTGCAAGACACCTTTTACAGGAAAAGTCCCGCTAACCACCTCTTCATAATTCAATACTTGTGCCGGAACAATCCCTTTTTCCGCATCAACATTTAATGCCGAAACAGTGGCAGTAAGCGCCAAATTCATACTAATTGGTTCAATTTCAGGAATTATTTTTATATCCGCGCGCGGCAAAATAAAAAATATCCCGCCCGCCAAGAGAATGCCCGCGAAAAAAGAAAAGAAAACCGCGATTCTTTTCCCTGAGTCCCCTAGTTTTATTTTCGGCAAATCACGAAAAACCGGACGCGTTTCTTTAACCTGTTTTACAACCGCGACAGGCACAACCCTTGCGACACCTTCTCTCTCGTGATCATTTTTCAACACTTTCAACGCCGGTTTTTTATTTTCTTCGATACGTTCACTGTGACGTATATTTTGTTTTTCCGAAAAAGAAAAGGCGACTTTCTTTTCAAATTCACCCGCCGCCGACACCAAAGTGCGACGCAATGAACCGTCTTTTAACAAAAGATTATTTTCCGTAATATCCAACAACAATTCTGTTCCTTGTGCCTCTCTGATTCTTTCCAAAAGAGACGCCAAAGTATCGTCCGCTGTCACGCGATATTCGGAACGAGTTGATTTTTCTTCTTCAGAATCAGACATACTTTATATTAATAATCCACCCTCGCCCCGCTCTTCAGAGCGAGGCTCGCCCAGATGGGCGGCCTCCTTTATCAAAAGGAGGGAAACGCCGGCGATTCCTCCCTTTATCAAAGTGGCGCGGCGGGTTCCCCGAGAACACTCAATGAGTGTTCGAGAGGGTGCCAGCGCGGGAGGGATTACCCCATTAAACCGCATGTTGCAAGGCCCTTACCGAAGTTACTGTTTTTTGACTCATATTTTCGCGCGTAATTTGTTTCAGTGCCACTCGCAAAGACGACCGCATACCCAATAAATCATCGTCTTGCATGAGTGCCGTCACTTTTACCGGAAGATGCGACCAGCGCATCAATAATTGCGGACGACAATAAAGCTGTGCGATCATCTTGGGAAAAAGTCCTGTAACTAGTAATTTCTGTGGTCGTTCCGAAAGTGGAATATTATCCATCCCCACGGAAAACATGCCCGCCCAGAGCGGCAATAATTGACGCATCAAACGTAATGTCACTTTTTGATTATCTTCCGACAATTTACCTTCGAGACAATTTCTCATTAACACTTCCGCTTCGCTACCCGAACAATCCAAACTTTTCCCTAAATGATCACGTATTACTCCCACCCCGCAATTTAGCGCCCGCAGATATTTCAACTGATTATTTTGCCGAACGGCGATTGTGGATAAATCATCTTCCGTGTGTAAAATTGCTTCCGGTTCCGCGTTGCAACCCACCTCTTGACTCAAAACCACCGGCATAACGAATTGATTATGTCCCAATTCTATTCTTTCACCTTCGTTTTTTGAAAATCGCGGAACGCACGTATGAAACAAAGTGGCTTCAACTTCTTCGGTAGTTTCCCGCCATTTTTCAACGGTCACGGCAAAATTACCAATTTCTTCAAGCGAACAACCAAAATAATGCGCGGCCTCTTCCCGCACCAAATCCGCCGTCTTCCATTTTATGCGATGCATCGCCTCACGCGTATCCAAAATCACGGGGTGACCGGCCTCATATCTCGGCAAATCAACCGATACTGAAGCACCCAACAATAACGGTGACGGTTTAGTATAATAAATTATATCACTTTCTTGACAATTTAATTTTTCCTGTAGCAATTGTTCCAAGCGGTCGCTATTTTCCACGGAAAAAGTAGCCTCACCTTGTATTCTAATGGCGCGCGCTTCTTTGTCGCGAAATCCCCTTATGACATAAAAACTGTCACCACGCACAGCAATCACTACAGTGCTAGCATTTTTTTGTGTATCTTCTTTCCTCCAGAAAGCCATAATTTGTATACATTGTAGCACAAAAGAATACACAAGAATAATTATTCTATTGAGACCTTTCGCCACTTATCAACACCCAAAATTTTTAATTTGAAATTTGAAATTTTTAATCAATTTGAAATAAATTAATATCTTAATTTGAAAAACGCATTTTTTATTTATTTCAAATTTGTATCTTTTCCTGCCCCGCGTAGCTTTACCACGCCACGCCATAGCTTCATGCGGAGGGTGGGCGAAGTGGGGAAATTGATTTCAAATTAAAAATTTCAAATTTCAAATTGGGAGCTCAAATTTGGAAATATTCATACAACAAAAACAGCTCTACAGCCCCACCGTCGCCTTGATTCTCCTTATCCCCGCTGAAACCGCTTCTTCTTTTATGATTTTAAAACTTATCAATTCGCTCGTATTTTCGACATGCGGGCCACCGCAAATTTCTTTGGAAAAATCACCCATTGAGTAAACACTTACTTGGTCGCCGTATTTTTCCGTAAAAAATCCTAACGCACCCGATTCTTTTGCTCTGTCCGGCGTCATAATTTCTTTTGTCACCGGCAACGCCCGTTTAATTTGTTCATTCACCATATCTTCTACTTGTTTAACCTGTTCAGGTGTCATTTTTGTCGGATGTGAAAAATCAAACCGTAAACGTTCCGCTGTAATATTTGATCCCTTTTGCCCAACATGTTCACCTAAAACCTTCCGCAAAGACGCGTGTAAAAGATGTGTTGCAGTGTGCAGTTTGGTAGTTTGCACGGATTGATCTGCTAATCCCCCGGCAAATTTTTTATCGGTGCCCAAGCGTGACAAATCCTGATGTTTCTCAAATTCTTTTTTAAATTCCTCTTCTGAAAAAACAATAATATTTTCCTGACACAATTCACGCATCACCTCAATGGGAAAACCAAACGATTGATAAAAATAAAACGCCTCTTCGCCATTCAAACTTTTTTTATTCTCCTCAATAACCCGTTTACTAAATTCCCTTAGTCCGCTTTTCAGGGTCTTGCGGAATTTTTCCTCTTCTTCCTGAATCGCTTGCGAAATTTGTCCCAATTGTTCAGTGAGTATGGGCCGGATATTGGAATAACAGTCGACAACAACTTTCGCCGTCTTGGAAAGAATTCCCTCTTGAATACCAAGTAAATCGGCGTGCCGAACCATACGGCGAATCAATCGGCGTAAAACATAACCACGATCGGTATTCGAAGGCAAAATTCCATTACTCAACAAAAACACTACGGCCCGCATGTGGTCAGCAATCACCCGAAATGATTTTTTTGCTTCGATACTATCAACGTATTTTTTGTCACTTTTATTCTCTAGGATTTCTATTATCGCCCATAAATTATCAACGCTCACAAAAACATCCGGATTATCATTTATGGCCGCTAAAATTCTTTCGATACTGCCACCAAAATCGACATTCTGTTGGACCAATCTTAAAAAGCTTCCGTCTACTTCTTTTTTGTACTGCATAAAGACTGAGTTCCCGATTTCCATATATCGCCCGCAATCACAGTTGGGATGACAAAACTTGCCATATTTA includes these proteins:
- a CDS encoding ATP-binding protein, which gives rise to MNYIRTIGKKLIENLGKKPIIVLYGARQVGKTTLAKSIMGEFKSPLYLQGDDPKDAQNIEGRSGKELSSIISGHDIVVIDEAQRIKDIGSVLKLIADNNPKVKLIATGSSSFELVNKLSEPLTGRNRKFFLYPLSVKEVVSATSVLEVKKELESYLIFGMYPQVVSAKSRAEKALLVKELISDYLYKDLFIFGGIRNSFAFEKLVKLLALRVGSEISYPELAKEVGISKSTVLSYINLLEQSFIVFRLNPLYGNKTKEINKRHKIYFYDTGVRNAVLGATDPVELRTDKGALLENFFISEKIKSRVYENHESQINFWRNRQSGEVDFVESFNNGKKILAFECKWKGDVFAPSAFVAMYSGAKFECVNYENIVEKLFNN
- a CDS encoding F0F1 ATP synthase subunit beta (Produces ATP from ADP in the presence of a proton gradient across the membrane. The beta chain is a regulatory subunit), with translation MSETGGTIIGIKGSIIEVEWAERAPRISHILRGVDDSTLELTVLSSASETSVFCSMLKPIGTLTRGMKVIDTQQPFSIPVGEAVLGRAFTLFGQPLDFADKPISRAQTRPVISPTNFSINDIVTTGEVIETGMKVIDFFTPVLKGGKTAIIGGAGLGKTVILTELINRLVIKQDIDKRKVAVFSAVGERSREALDIYQHLEEAGVLSRTSLIIGQMGENPAVRWHTAYASAAIAEHFRDGEKRDVFFFMDNIYRFAQAGNELSTLMKTIPSEDGYQPTLSSEMASLNQRLTSNHNGSITSFMALFVPSDEITNYGVRSILPYLDTIIVLSREIFQNGIFPAVDILASSSIALSEKTVGKDHYTAFITAKKLLEKSTSLQRIVSLVGEQELSLENQILYKRAEILRNFMTQDIFQNTSAGDSKVTYVNREDTITGVRKILAGQCDGIPPEKFAFIGKIDDRK
- a CDS encoding four helix bundle protein, whose protein sequence is MTNDQQNPNSLKPKKYDLAERTTKFSKKVIDFVKKIPENSITKPLINQLVRSATSIGANYCEADEASSKKDFINKACIAKKETKETKYWLELIVYSNPASKEEGRELWKEAQELNLILATIIRKCKG
- a CDS encoding F0F1 ATP synthase subunit gamma; its protein translation is MPNRSLLEEIDFVANLSNLVTAYEEIAVMRIQRTRSSVLNTRLFVAEMKKVMADVRLSYRRAFFLKKNIKKTVAKNKKPLAVLISADNRLSGSLINEIYRNFYIHTKQNDCDVLIVGKIGAQLFVTANPQKKFTYFGFPDRILDNSLLTKIFSHVDKYTDVHVFYGKMASLLRQEAIQERLGVTAEHQDTEKNKGVVPFIFEPTLEEVSRFFDTEILASLISQSVHEGQLATWGSRVKAMEETSQRIEKQTALLTRLESVERHAEMSKKQRQTMAGRELWEH
- a CDS encoding F0F1 ATP synthase subunit delta, whose translation is MKKSIFPGVMTYAEARDWRTRLNDIKDEIFHQTKKGKLEFSSAQANDLLMKHIPQNEFENWYDFFVNQHDDFQKEIDLVIKYLEGYERCEITVARQMSKAAHERVVNWFKSQNILKVILEIKVDDSVGGGALIALGGKIYDYSLKKKIAVEVETS
- a CDS encoding baseplate J/gp47 family protein, which encodes MSDSEEEKSTRSEYRVTADDTLASLLERIREAQGTELLLDITENNLLLKDGSLRRTLVSAAGEFEKKVAFSFSEKQNIRHSERIEENKKPALKVLKNDHEREGVARVVPVAVVKQVKETRPVFRDLPKIKLGDSGKRIAVFFSFFAGILLAGGIFFILPRADIKIIPEIEPISMNLALTATVSALNVDAEKGIVPAQVLNYEEVVSGTFPVKGVLQQGEKAHGQVTIVNRTVTEQKIKGKSRLKGAENIVFTMDESAVVASHSSVSVKITADQGGIVGNLQSGKLYFVALPDTDQAILYAEVVAPLMGGTDKTVPALSKNDFENAKKQFLAEKQDKLKKTLEDSLASDVVRDDRFLQFDLSDLSAVESIGAQIAEFHLKGKAKSKYFVFKQNDVTELVNRTVGKRVTEGKVLSKKLDVLDLTINKIDWKENTVSFNYSVQNSVQNNFDLGIIKKDLVARTLDGAQTYLRGIAGVKDVSVKLSPFWVKRVPGFKKNIRIEIEVP
- a CDS encoding alanine--tRNA ligase-related protein is translated as MSKNFSSNELRKKYLEFYQAKGHAVIPSSALIPENDPSTLFTGSGMQPLVPYLLGEKHPAGTKLVDSQQCFRVTDIEEVGDNRHTTFFEMLGNWSFGDYFKEEQISWLFKFLTEEVQLDPKRIYVTTFFGDSSKGIPKDEIATGLWQKLFAEKGIEAKQVDLDTEERAAEVGMQGGRIFYYGVKKNWWSRSGVPDAMPPGEPGGPDSEIFFEFPEIEHDPKYGKFCHPNCDCGRYMEIGNSVFMQYKKEVDGSFLRLVQQNVDFGGSIERILAAINDNPDVFVSVDNLWAIIEILENKSDKKYVDSIEAKKSFRVIADHMRAVVFLLSNGILPSNTDRGYVLRRLIRRMVRHADLLGIQEGILSKTAKVVVDCYSNIRPILTEQLGQISQAIQEEEEKFRKTLKSGLREFSKRVIEENKKSLNGEEAFYFYQSFGFPIEVMRELCQENIIVFSEEEFKKEFEKHQDLSRLGTDKKFAGGLADQSVQTTKLHTATHLLHASLRKVLGEHVGQKGSNITAERLRFDFSHPTKMTPEQVKQVEDMVNEQIKRALPVTKEIMTPDRAKESGALGFFTEKYGDQVSVYSMGDFSKEICGGPHVENTSELISFKIIKEEAVSAGIRRIKATVGL